A section of the Candidatus Effluviviaceae Genus I sp. genome encodes:
- a CDS encoding SLBB domain-containing protein produces the protein MREGGKTLNLREMHVIAVAVLTIALAASAGHGVDGSRDAAALGLAAAQGASAAGISPAASAASPLKEPPALRGPVDPDTYIVGPGDGISIALWGRTVLSWRETITPEGDLILSGVAPIPAAGRTLAALKADVEARLGKLYHGMDVSVSLVGLRTMWVNVLGAVAAPGEYSATALDLTSELVGKAGGLLSGGSDRNIVITRRDGSTARADLARYRNTGDIKSNPPVLDGDVIFVPFATLFVHAYGGVARPGRYELTDGETVGSLIALAGGFVRGAVTETVELRTFRDDVKTGARVVDLTGSDGAAVPLVDGDQVYVQQRSEWRVVRFVSAEGELVHPGVYGINEGIDRLSDVLARAGGPTAAASLRNARLVRRQGAADMDAELERLKTMTAGDMTETEYAYFKAKSTELEGTVVADFEGLLVAGASNDPLLRDGDRILVPRAITTVTVSGRVTRPGHVAFAPGKDARYYVARAGGFASQAKRTGTRVVRAATGQRLTAREAGPILPGDEVWVPERPESDWWRTARDIASFAGSLATAYLLINQATK, from the coding sequence GTGCGCGAGGGAGGCAAGACCCTGAACCTGCGCGAGATGCACGTGATCGCAGTCGCGGTCCTCACGATCGCGCTTGCCGCGTCGGCAGGACACGGCGTGGACGGCAGCAGGGATGCCGCGGCTCTCGGCCTGGCTGCCGCGCAGGGCGCGAGCGCCGCAGGCATCTCGCCCGCAGCCTCGGCGGCCTCTCCGCTGAAGGAGCCGCCGGCGCTCCGCGGACCGGTCGATCCCGACACCTACATCGTCGGGCCGGGCGACGGTATCTCCATCGCGCTCTGGGGACGAACCGTCCTGAGTTGGCGCGAGACGATCACCCCGGAGGGAGATCTGATCCTCTCGGGGGTCGCTCCCATTCCCGCGGCGGGACGGACGCTCGCGGCGCTCAAGGCCGACGTCGAGGCTCGTCTGGGGAAGCTCTACCACGGCATGGACGTGAGCGTGTCGCTTGTCGGGCTCAGGACCATGTGGGTCAACGTCCTCGGGGCCGTTGCGGCGCCGGGGGAGTACTCCGCAACGGCCCTCGATCTCACGAGCGAGCTTGTTGGGAAGGCCGGCGGCCTGCTGAGCGGCGGGAGCGACCGCAACATCGTCATCACCCGTCGGGACGGTTCCACCGCACGAGCCGACCTCGCGAGATACAGGAACACCGGTGACATCAAGTCAAACCCGCCGGTCCTGGACGGCGATGTCATCTTCGTGCCCTTCGCCACCCTGTTCGTTCACGCCTATGGGGGCGTTGCCCGACCGGGGCGGTACGAGCTGACCGACGGAGAGACCGTCGGGTCGCTCATCGCCCTGGCAGGAGGCTTCGTCCGAGGCGCGGTGACTGAGACCGTCGAGCTCAGGACGTTCAGGGACGACGTGAAGACGGGTGCCCGCGTCGTGGACCTCACAGGCTCGGACGGCGCCGCGGTCCCGCTCGTGGACGGCGATCAGGTCTACGTGCAGCAGCGGAGCGAGTGGCGGGTCGTTCGTTTCGTCTCCGCGGAGGGCGAACTCGTCCACCCCGGCGTGTATGGCATCAACGAGGGGATCGACCGCCTGTCCGACGTTCTTGCCCGGGCCGGCGGGCCGACGGCGGCGGCATCCCTGCGCAACGCGAGACTCGTGCGCCGTCAGGGGGCGGCGGACATGGACGCCGAGCTCGAGCGGCTCAAGACGATGACCGCCGGCGACATGACGGAGACCGAGTACGCCTACTTCAAGGCGAAGTCGACCGAGCTCGAGGGAACGGTCGTGGCCGACTTCGAGGGCCTGCTCGTCGCCGGCGCGTCCAACGACCCCCTCCTGAGGGACGGCGATCGGATCCTCGTGCCGAGAGCGATCACGACCGTGACCGTGAGCGGGCGCGTCACGCGCCCCGGGCACGTTGCCTTCGCGCCGGGGAAGGACGCTCGGTACTACGTGGCACGGGCGGGCGGGTTCGCGTCCCAGGCGAAGAGGACCGGAACTCGCGTCGTGCGGGCGGCCACGGGGCAGCGTCTGACCGCGCGGGAAGCCGGCCCGATCCTGCCCGGCGACGAGGTCTGGGTCCCCGAGCGGCCGGAGTCCGACTGGTGGAGGACCGCGAGGGACATCGCGTCCTTCGCCGGCTCGCTGGCGACCGCGTACCTTCTCATCAACCAGGCCACGAAGTAG
- a CDS encoding oligosaccharide flippase family protein has product MKRIVARGFLWVVSTMALARAARYLSFLLLGGMLAPEEFGQFAAIFVVVNGFTLFQGFGLGQALLLRRERVDEASDTIFILSLALGVLFLALAWVSAPLLRVVFGQTDLAGPYRLCSLVVLFRALQTVPSRRFEKDLAFSKQLAPGLAGSAVYAATALVLATRGAGVWALAGAEAAAAAGEMIAYWIQSPWRPRFRFDRSLAWADLSVGWVVLGGTLLVFLYQGVDRVAIGKILSTRELGTYAFAFTLASVPASYAVRALNTVLLPSYASGKATAGDRTALFLRATSYACALGSLFVIGVASLGGRFLEAAYGEKWLDARGALTVLAFLGLFHSFSSLSEDLVVGIGRPAVFRRISALRFALAAAGVWAAARWAGILGVALVMALAMLASSIAGWAAALRLLGAPARELGRAVARPLVAAAAVAPLAAGAARGLPPDVGVGAVVALGVLLAAVYAAVWLGIDGVARTECAKWLAPANLARGPRGDGGER; this is encoded by the coding sequence ATGAAGCGCATCGTGGCACGGGGATTCCTGTGGGTCGTGAGCACCATGGCCCTGGCAAGGGCCGCCCGCTACCTCTCGTTCCTCCTTCTCGGCGGCATGCTTGCCCCCGAGGAATTCGGGCAGTTCGCGGCCATCTTCGTGGTTGTCAACGGGTTCACCCTCTTCCAGGGGTTCGGCCTCGGTCAGGCGCTCCTTCTCCGGCGTGAGCGCGTCGACGAGGCGAGCGACACGATCTTCATCCTGTCGCTCGCGCTCGGCGTGCTCTTCCTGGCGTTGGCCTGGGTCTCCGCGCCGCTCCTCCGCGTCGTGTTTGGTCAGACGGACCTCGCGGGGCCGTATCGCCTGTGTTCGCTCGTCGTTCTCTTTCGCGCGCTTCAGACGGTTCCCTCGAGGCGCTTCGAGAAGGACCTCGCCTTCTCGAAGCAGTTGGCGCCCGGACTGGCCGGATCGGCCGTCTACGCCGCCACGGCGCTCGTGCTCGCCACTCGGGGCGCCGGCGTGTGGGCTCTCGCCGGGGCGGAAGCCGCCGCCGCCGCCGGGGAGATGATCGCGTACTGGATCCAGTCACCGTGGCGGCCGCGCTTCCGCTTCGATCGGTCACTGGCGTGGGCGGACCTGAGCGTGGGTTGGGTGGTGCTCGGGGGGACCTTGCTCGTCTTCCTCTACCAGGGTGTCGATCGGGTGGCCATCGGGAAGATCCTCAGCACACGGGAGCTTGGCACCTACGCGTTCGCGTTCACGCTCGCCAGCGTGCCGGCAAGCTATGCCGTCCGTGCGCTGAACACGGTGCTCCTGCCGTCGTATGCGTCGGGGAAGGCGACGGCCGGAGACCGCACGGCGCTCTTCCTGCGGGCGACGTCGTACGCCTGCGCCCTGGGGTCTCTCTTCGTCATCGGCGTGGCCTCGCTCGGAGGCCGCTTCCTTGAGGCGGCGTACGGTGAGAAGTGGCTCGACGCGCGGGGCGCGCTGACGGTCCTGGCGTTTCTGGGCCTGTTTCACTCGTTCTCCTCGCTCTCGGAGGATCTCGTCGTGGGCATCGGGCGCCCGGCCGTCTTCCGCAGGATCTCGGCGCTTCGCTTCGCGCTCGCGGCTGCCGGCGTGTGGGCGGCGGCGCGGTGGGCGGGGATCCTGGGGGTGGCACTCGTCATGGCGCTCGCCATGCTCGCGTCGAGCATCGCGGGATGGGCGGCGGCGCTCCGCCTCCTCGGCGCTCCCGCGCGGGAACTCGGTCGCGCGGTGGCGCGCCCCCTCGTTGCGGCTGCGGCGGTGGCGCCGCTGGCGGCCGGCGCGGCCCGAGGTCTCCCGCCGGACGTCGGTGTCGGCGCCGTTGTCGCGCTCGGGGTCCTCCTCGCGGCCGTCTACGCCGCCGTGTGGCTCGGCATCGATGGGGTCGCGCGGACGGAGTGCGCGAAGTGGCTGGCGCCGGCCAACCTCGCTCGGGGTCCGCGCGGGGACGGAGGGGAGCGGTGA